GAATCGTCGACGAAGTCATCGACGAGCCGCTGGGGGGCGCGCACCGCGACCACCGCCGCATGGCGACGCTTCTCAAAGCGTCGCTGAACGAAGCCCTGCGGAAGCTGTCCGAAATCCCCGCCGACCAGTTGCTCGACCGCCGCTACGAGAAGTTCCGCAGGATCGGTCAGTTCGAAGAATCGGCTGCGTCGTAAGAGGGGTCAGGAGTCAGGGGCGAGGGGCCAGGGACACACGGAAGTCCTTTCAACGCTCAACCCTCATCGCTCAACGATCCCCTCAATGACAAATGACCATTGACCAATGACAAATCCTTCCCGCTCCCGGCCGGATTCGATCTCCCACCCAACACGATCGGCTTCGCGGGGCTGACGCCCGCATTTCGCTCCCCGGCTGAGACTCAGAATCGGCTCGTCACTCCCATCAGGGGAGGGGCTGTCCGTCCGTCGGCACATGCCGTTCCGTGATGACAGGTCCGACTTCCCGGCGATTCCAGATCGTCCCGTTGATCGACCAGGTCAGGTCGCAACCATGGTTGTCGCGGACCGCACAGCGGACGAATTGATCGTCCTTCAACGCCGCATCTGTCTTCGGATCGACACCCGCGGCGACCGTCTCTTGATCGCCATCGACGCACCGCGTCACAGAACGCCAGGTGAAAAGGAAGCCGGCTCCAGCGAGCCCAGTGCTGCCACAACCGCTACACCCCTCACACCCGGACTTTCGCCATACCCGAAGTGAACATAACGGACATTATCGGACGTTGGGGTTCGGGCTGGATTGTGGATTTCAGAACTCTGTTTGACCGGGGACTGGCTGTTGCAGCTCATAGGCGGATGGCTGCACGGCAACGCACACTGGCGGCGTGCCGGCGTCTGCTGCGCCGGGCCGAAGGTGTTCGAGTTGTGAGTGAGTCGTGGTCGTCATGCTTTGATCGTTTTCAAACTGGGTCTCGCGGTCTTGCCGACTGCGAAGCCCCCTTCCCTTACAACGGGTTTCCGAATGTCGTCCCCTGGGCCTGGGCGGCGCGGAGGCGTTGCTGGACGTCCGGGCCGAGTTGTTCCACCCGCAGTCCTGCGAACTGCAACTGGTGAATGATCCGCACTTCCACGGGATGCTCGGAAGCGGTCTGTGGATCAGGGTCGGGACGGCGGCCCTGCAGGTCGGCTTTCCAGTCGTCGAGCGCGGCAATCACCACCGCGTCCGGCACTCCGGCCGTCCGCTGGGCAATGTCCATTTCAATACTTTGGCGGATGTTCGGCAAGGAGGAATAGACTCCCGAGATCTCCCGCGCGAGAGTTGATCGCTGGGCGGCGGCGTTCGCCGGCGGCGTGACAGTCGGCGGCGACGCGGGATTCGGAGTCGTACTCGGGTAGTTCGAGGCCGGCGTCGGATTCGAAACCGGGTTTGCCGGCGTCGTGGGCTGCACAGGTGCCGATAGCGAACTCAGCTTCCAGTCCAGGTACTGTTTGAGCTGCGTCGAACCGACCTGCACGATCTGCTGCTGCAGCGCCGCGCGTTCCTGCGGCGGCACTGACTGCATCAGCGACTGCAGACCCTGTTCGATCTGAGTTCGGGTTTGAGGGTCAGACTTCTGCAAAGCGTCGGAAACGACCCTTTGGGAGTCCGAAGTGAACAACCCTTGCAACTGCCCCCACAGCGTCTGCGGGTTCGGGATCGGAGCCGGCGTGGGAGTTGGATTCGAATTGAATGGAGACGGCGTAGGAGAGTTCAGCGGCGGGAACGGAGACGGCAATCCAAACGGAGATTCGGCCGGCTGGCCGGGATTGTTGGAATGAGCGTGCAGATCCTGGCCGTCGCCATCGAGCAAATGGATGTATTCGGCCACGGCATTGTGCAACTTCTCCGGCATGATCGGATGCAGCCGGTCCATGATGATCGCGGTGTACCGGCCAGTGTAAGACGCTTTCAGCGCCTCGCGCGAGCTGACCGACATCGTCACCACGAAGAAAGTCAGCACTAGCGACAGCGCGACGCCTTTCACCAGCCCCAATACCGCACCGAGATGGCGGTCGAAATCCTTGAGCTTGTTCCTCTCGATCCATTCATTGAGCATTCTGGCGATCAGAAAGCAGATGAACGTGAAGACCAGATAGGCTCCCGCCAGCACGACCCAATTGTTGAGCGGCGGTTCGAGATGCACATATGGGCCGGCCGCCTGTGAAATGGCATTGGCGAAGACGAAGCAGAGGACAATTCCGGCCAGACTGGCGAGCTGAAACAACACCCCTTTCATGGCTCCACGAACCGTGAAGAACAGCAAGAGGGCGATTGTCAGAATGTCGTACCAGGTCAGCGAAATCATCACTCGAATCCTTTCGTACACGCCCGGTCCAATCCTGACCGATGTCGCAACAAGCCAGCAGTGTACGCCCGGCCATTCAAACGGGTAAAGGCCGATTTCGCCCCCGGCTCGCCCCTTCTGATAGGAGTGATGAAGAAGGAACCACGGAAGGCACTAAAGGACACGGAATTTCAGGACCATCGTCCTGCGCCGGCTTTCATACGCGACCCCAATTGCTCTGAGTTCGATGGACAATGAGAACTCATCGACTTCCGTGAAATCCGTGCCTTCCGTGGTTCTTTCTAATCCTCATTACAAGAGAAGAATTCCTCGGCCAGATGCATTGAGGGAGACTCTACTCCGCATTTTTGCGACTTGGCGGCTTTGCGTGAGACTTGCATTCAATCTGGTTGCCGTCAACGGCTGCCTGCTTTCCCAGCCGCTTCTCGGAGTTCCGCAATCTGCTCGGGGGTGATTTCGTAGATGTCGATCGAGCCCCCCAAGGTGGTTTCCGGCTTGAAGAAGCGGAAGTAGCCAAACTCCTGAAAATCGGTTCCGCGTGAGGTGCCGTCTCCCTGCGTCACGACATGGGGCCGTCCCATCACATAGTTCACGCTGACGGCATACCGGCCTGGCTGCGGCTGCCACGACGGAGGAAGTTCAAACTTGATGCCCAGCAACTGCGGGGGCAGGGTTCCAAAATAGGCGAGGCTAATTGAATCGAGCTGGTGCTGGTCCATGTACTTTTTCACGAGGCCGAGATCCTGACCCCAGTCGAGATTCGAATCGAGCAGGTGATAACGGCCGCCAATCGGACCGCCTGCCAGTTCGTTGAAGTACGCCAGATGGTGCGGGTGAAAACGCAGTGACAAACCGCACACGATCGCAATCGCGGCCAAGGTCATCCGCTGAGATCTGACGGTGGCTCTCGGCAGGCACCCGACTCCCCTGCCCGACAGCAGCATCAGCAGCGGCAACACGGGCAGGATGTATCTCACTCCCAACTGCATCGACTGCAGACTCGCGACCACAATGAGGACGGCCACCGGCAACAGCACCAGCCAGGTCTCACGCCGGCGTCGGGGTTCGCTCCTGTTCCTCAATGAGACAGAGAGCCCGAGCGCGAGCAAGACCCACAGCACCAGGGGAACTTTGTAGAGCAATCCTTTCACATAGTAGGTGCGAAATCCGGTAAGACTCCATTGTCCATCGAGAAACGCCGGATGCGGACTCTCCATGACCGACTGTTGTTCATCGAGACCCAGCAGGTAGTCGGCCGGAAGCGGGACCGGAAGCACGGGAATGAAACTCAACAACTGTCGAATCGTTTCGAACGAGGTCGAACGGAACTTGTACTGCTGCAGCGGAATTCCGATTCCATGAAAGGCGTAGCTGCTCCACAACACAAGAAAGCTGCCGAGTACAACCGCCAAAAACTGTCCCAGCACGCGGCGACGATTCACTTCTCGTCGCAGCCACTTGCAGCCCAGCTGCACAACGGCAATCGCAATCACCAGCGGCGCCAGCAGAA
This window of the Planctomicrobium piriforme genome carries:
- a CDS encoding CvpA family protein, coding for MISLTWYDILTIALLLFFTVRGAMKGVLFQLASLAGIVLCFVFANAISQAAGPYVHLEPPLNNWVVLAGAYLVFTFICFLIARMLNEWIERNKLKDFDRHLGAVLGLVKGVALSLVLTFFVVTMSVSSREALKASYTGRYTAIIMDRLHPIMPEKLHNAVAEYIHLLDGDGQDLHAHSNNPGQPAESPFGLPSPFPPLNSPTPSPFNSNPTPTPAPIPNPQTLWGQLQGLFTSDSQRVVSDALQKSDPQTRTQIEQGLQSLMQSVPPQERAALQQQIVQVGSTQLKQYLDWKLSSLSAPVQPTTPANPVSNPTPASNYPSTTPNPASPPTVTPPANAAAQRSTLAREISGVYSSLPNIRQSIEMDIAQRTAGVPDAVVIAALDDWKADLQGRRPDPDPQTASEHPVEVRIIHQLQFAGLRVEQLGPDVQQRLRAAQAQGTTFGNPL
- a CDS encoding ArnT family glycosyltransferase, whose amino-acid sequence is MATAPTARGTPAWFFVLAGGLLLAHWLICLHMAATATVTHDEIWHLPVGVRNLREGRFDVERLNPPLTRMWAAIPLVIAGVEVNRDATGPGVGRQFVEDHPQDFARWFFWGRCFQSLWSVATGVLLCCWARQWFGDRAALVTLLLYVTCPNIVAQASIVTPDSGLTFAFIATLWAMFRWCEKLRWQDAAVLALCLGLAQGMKFTAILLAPLVIAIAVVQLGCKWLRREVNRRRVLGQFLAVVLGSFLVLWSSYAFHGIGIPLQQYKFRSTSFETIRQLLSFIPVLPVPLPADYLLGLDEQQSVMESPHPAFLDGQWSLTGFRTYYVKGLLYKVPLVLWVLLALGLSVSLRNRSEPRRRRETWLVLLPVAVLIVVASLQSMQLGVRYILPVLPLLMLLSGRGVGCLPRATVRSQRMTLAAIAIVCGLSLRFHPHHLAYFNELAGGPIGGRYHLLDSNLDWGQDLGLVKKYMDQHQLDSISLAYFGTLPPQLLGIKFELPPSWQPQPGRYAVSVNYVMGRPHVVTQGDGTSRGTDFQEFGYFRFFKPETTLGGSIDIYEITPEQIAELREAAGKAGSR